One genomic segment of Pandoraea thiooxydans includes these proteins:
- a CDS encoding DUF2239 family protein, which produces MTNTSNPATVNRYTVFDGPRRIAAGSLATAALAFKHALAQGASGPVLVYDDRTGRVTDIDTRGTDAEVAARHAAGDDPASAAGPRGRGRPRLGVVAREVTLLPRHWDWLAAQPGGASVALRRLVDQARHALGEQDRRRAAHERAYHFMSAMAGDLPHFEEAVRALFADDRPRFGTLVAGWPEDVREYAARLAFERDDPALVPPQP; this is translated from the coding sequence ATGACGAACACATCCAACCCAGCCACCGTCAACCGCTACACCGTTTTCGACGGCCCGCGCCGCATTGCCGCCGGCTCGCTGGCGACCGCCGCACTGGCGTTCAAGCACGCGCTCGCACAGGGCGCGAGCGGGCCGGTGCTGGTCTACGACGACCGCACCGGGCGGGTGACCGACATCGATACGCGCGGCACCGACGCGGAAGTCGCGGCGCGCCACGCGGCTGGCGACGACCCCGCATCCGCCGCCGGGCCGCGCGGCCGCGGGCGGCCCCGGCTGGGCGTAGTGGCTCGCGAAGTCACGCTGCTGCCACGCCACTGGGACTGGCTGGCGGCTCAGCCCGGCGGCGCATCGGTCGCCTTGCGCAGACTGGTCGACCAGGCGCGGCATGCTCTTGGCGAACAGGACCGGCGCCGTGCGGCGCACGAGCGCGCCTATCACTTCATGTCGGCGATGGCCGGCGACCTGCCGCACTTCGAGGAAGCGGTCCGCGCGCTGTTCGCCGACGACCGGCCGCGCTTCGGGACGCTGGTGGCCGGCTGGCCCGAGGACGTGCGCGAGTACGCTGCCCGGCTCGCGTTCGAGCGCGACGATCCGGCGCTGGTCCCACCGCAGCCGTAG
- a CDS encoding DUF1993 domain-containing protein: MTLSMYQASLPVMTRMMRNLDAILAKAAAHAEEKKIDPAVLMGSRLYPDMFALARQVQIVTDTAKGCAARLAGVEPPKYDDTETTFAELAARLQKTIDYLESFEAGQIDGTEKKDITLKLGGKPVTFTGEFYLLNFVLPNFYFHVSTAYGILRHSGVPLGKMDYLGQLA, encoded by the coding sequence ATGACCCTTTCGATGTATCAAGCATCCCTACCCGTGATGACGCGCATGATGCGCAATCTCGATGCGATCCTCGCCAAGGCGGCCGCGCATGCGGAAGAGAAAAAGATCGATCCGGCGGTGCTGATGGGCAGCCGGCTGTATCCCGACATGTTCGCGCTGGCGCGCCAGGTGCAGATCGTCACCGACACCGCCAAAGGCTGCGCCGCGCGCCTGGCCGGCGTCGAGCCGCCGAAGTACGACGACACCGAAACGACTTTCGCGGAACTCGCGGCGCGCCTGCAGAAAACCATCGATTATCTGGAGAGCTTCGAGGCCGGCCAGATCGACGGCACCGAGAAAAAAGACATCACGCTCAAGCTCGGCGGCAAACCGGTCACCTTCACCGGCGAGTTCTATCTGCTCAATTTCGTACTGCCCAATTTCTATTTCCATGTGAGCACCGCTTACGGCATCCTGCGCCATAGCGGCGTGCCGCTGGGCAAAATGGATTACCTCGGCCAGCTCGCCTGA
- a CDS encoding GntR family transcriptional regulator, giving the protein MENAPLNASAYEALKSRIISGELAPGAPLSERALCEALGVSRTPLREALKLLAGEGLVDISATRRASVARLTLEEAADLLAVMAALEGLSGEQACRKIDDDDLAELEQLQAQMSDAHARQDRAAYFALNQQIHLTILRVAGNRALTEYFHNLNARLRQVRQRLNPTPERWQRAVDEHAEMLELLRRRDGKRLRVLMENHLLGKTDGYLAAMLDGGLVSASTGRPMPRAKRRVAA; this is encoded by the coding sequence GTGGAGAACGCGCCGCTGAATGCCTCGGCCTACGAGGCGCTGAAAAGCCGCATCATCAGCGGCGAGCTGGCGCCCGGTGCGCCGCTCTCGGAGCGTGCCTTATGCGAAGCGCTGGGGGTGTCGCGCACGCCGTTGCGCGAGGCGCTCAAGTTGCTGGCCGGCGAAGGGCTGGTCGATATTTCGGCGACCCGGCGCGCCAGCGTGGCGCGCCTGACGCTCGAGGAGGCGGCCGATCTGCTGGCGGTGATGGCCGCGCTCGAAGGGCTCAGCGGCGAGCAGGCCTGCCGCAAGATCGACGACGACGATCTGGCCGAGCTCGAGCAGTTGCAGGCCCAGATGAGCGATGCGCACGCGCGGCAGGATCGCGCGGCGTATTTCGCGCTCAATCAGCAGATTCACCTGACGATTTTGCGCGTCGCTGGCAACCGCGCGCTGACCGAGTATTTCCACAACCTGAATGCGCGCCTGCGGCAGGTTCGCCAGCGGCTCAATCCGACGCCCGAGCGTTGGCAGCGGGCTGTCGACGAGCATGCGGAAATGCTCGAACTGCTGCGCCGGCGTGACGGCAAGCGCCTGCGCGTGCTGATGGAAAATCACCTGCTGGGCAAGACCGACGGCTACCTGGCAGCGATGCTCGATGGCGGTCTGGTCAGCGCCAGCACTGGGCGCCCCATGCCGCGCGCCAAGCGGCGCGTGGCGGCATAA
- a CDS encoding enoyl-CoA hydratase/isomerase family protein: MTSTVLTERRGPVAVVSLNRPDKLNALTKTMWQALGDTVLALSADAEVRCIVLRGAGTKSFAPGNDIAEFETDRANAAQARAYGALMHRTLDALTTCPVPLVAMIHGICVGGGMEIAAACDVRICGESSRFGAPINKLGLVMAHAELSALVGLVGPAVALEILLEGRVFGAAEALQKGLVSRVVADGEVEHEALAAADRIAQGAPLVARWHKKFVRQLAARAPLSAADLDEGFACFDTEDFRIGYRAFLAKQTPQFGGR, encoded by the coding sequence GTGACTTCGACCGTACTGACCGAGCGGCGCGGGCCCGTCGCCGTCGTGAGCCTGAACCGCCCCGACAAGCTCAACGCACTGACCAAGACCATGTGGCAAGCGCTCGGCGACACGGTGCTTGCGCTGTCGGCCGACGCCGAGGTGCGCTGCATCGTGCTGCGCGGGGCCGGCACGAAATCGTTCGCGCCGGGCAACGACATCGCCGAGTTCGAAACCGATCGTGCCAACGCCGCGCAGGCGCGCGCGTATGGCGCGCTGATGCATCGCACGCTCGACGCGCTGACGACCTGCCCGGTGCCGCTGGTGGCGATGATCCACGGCATCTGCGTGGGCGGCGGCATGGAAATCGCAGCCGCCTGCGACGTGCGCATTTGCGGCGAGTCGAGCCGCTTCGGCGCGCCGATCAACAAGCTGGGGCTCGTCATGGCGCACGCCGAACTCAGCGCCCTGGTGGGCCTTGTCGGCCCGGCCGTGGCGCTGGAAATTCTGCTCGAGGGGCGTGTGTTCGGAGCGGCCGAGGCGTTGCAAAAGGGTCTGGTCAGCCGTGTGGTAGCCGACGGCGAAGTCGAGCACGAGGCGCTGGCCGCCGCCGATCGCATCGCGCAGGGCGCACCCCTGGTGGCGCGCTGGCACAAGAAATTCGTGCGCCAGTTGGCCGCGCGCGCGCCGTTGTCGGCCGCCGACCTGGACGAGGGCTTCGCCTGTTTCGATACCGAGGATTTCCGCATCGGCTACCGCGCCTTCCTGGCCAAGCAGACACCGCAATTCGGAGGACGTTGA
- a CDS encoding CaiB/BaiF CoA transferase family protein, whose product MAGPLQGMKVIELSHIMSGPVCGMMLADMGADVIKVEKVPDGDDARRFAPLMAHGESASFMMLNRNKRGIALNLKTEGGRRVLRRMIAGADALTENYRLGTMEKLGFGYQTLKEDNPGLIYCSISGYGRTGPCADKGGFDLIAQGLAGLMSMTGDPGQAPIKAGSPIADINAGILAALGIVAAYSHRQRTGQGQVVDTSLLEAAFQQMYWAAANFFASGENPPKMGSANPTSTPYQAFRTKDGWINIGAANQANYERLLQVLDAPEIARDPRFQTNALRTANRVALVELLSAYLERDTTDAWVARLDAAGMPVGPVLPISEAVAHPQIAARGMVVQTEHPLAGPTRSIGLPIRFSATPAEVRGPAPLLGEHTLQVLAEYGFAEAEIAALRDEGAIVAR is encoded by the coding sequence ATGGCAGGACCGCTGCAGGGAATGAAAGTGATCGAGTTGTCGCACATCATGTCGGGCCCGGTGTGCGGCATGATGCTCGCCGATATGGGCGCCGACGTGATCAAGGTCGAGAAAGTGCCCGACGGCGACGACGCGCGCCGCTTCGCGCCGCTCATGGCACACGGCGAATCGGCCTCGTTCATGATGCTCAACCGCAACAAGCGCGGCATCGCGCTGAACCTCAAGACCGAGGGCGGGCGGCGCGTGCTGCGCCGCATGATCGCCGGGGCCGACGCGCTCACCGAGAACTACCGGCTTGGCACGATGGAAAAGCTCGGCTTCGGCTACCAGACGCTCAAAGAAGACAACCCGGGGCTCATCTACTGCTCGATCTCCGGCTACGGGCGCACCGGGCCGTGCGCCGACAAAGGCGGATTCGACCTCATCGCGCAGGGGCTGGCGGGCCTGATGAGCATGACCGGCGACCCTGGGCAGGCGCCAATCAAGGCCGGCTCGCCGATTGCCGATATCAACGCCGGTATCCTCGCCGCGCTGGGCATCGTCGCCGCGTACTCGCACCGGCAGCGCACCGGACAGGGCCAGGTGGTCGACACGTCGCTGCTCGAGGCGGCGTTCCAGCAAATGTACTGGGCGGCGGCCAATTTCTTCGCCAGCGGCGAGAACCCGCCCAAGATGGGTTCGGCCAACCCGACCAGCACGCCGTACCAGGCGTTTCGCACCAAGGACGGCTGGATCAATATCGGCGCGGCCAATCAGGCCAACTACGAGCGCCTGCTGCAAGTGCTCGACGCGCCCGAGATCGCGCGCGATCCGCGCTTCCAGACCAATGCGCTGCGCACCGCCAACCGCGTCGCGCTGGTCGAACTGCTGAGCGCTTACCTCGAACGCGACACCACCGATGCATGGGTCGCGCGGCTCGACGCGGCCGGTATGCCCGTGGGGCCGGTGCTGCCGATATCCGAGGCGGTGGCCCATCCGCAGATCGCCGCGCGCGGCATGGTGGTGCAGACCGAGCATCCGCTGGCCGGGCCAACCCGCAGCATCGGCCTGCCGATCCGCTTCTCGGCAACGCCGGCCGAGGTGCGTGGCCCCGCGCCGCTGCTGGGCGAGCACACGCTGCAGGTGCTCGCCGAGTATGGTTTTGCAGAGGCGGAGATCGCCGCGCTGCGCGACGAAGGCGCGATCGTGGCGCGCTGA